In Nocardia asteroides, a single genomic region encodes these proteins:
- a CDS encoding dipeptidase encodes MSLLWDQHAALPLHLDAEVEPLTRFTHPGPTFVSINAGYSPHDFAAATRLLHHYRSAITAHPRLHLAATARQIPETAPGTISIAFDLEDAAPLDGDLDNLPHLAALGVRTLAPTYNHANIAGGGCLDTDDPGLTRWGRDLIEQLNAAAVVPDGSHCGARTGLDICATSTRPVVYSHSCLRAVWDHPRNITDDQARACAETGGVVGITGVGIFLGPNTPTLDAMTRHLEYAVDLVGIDHVGVSTDHSFDAADFLREIARNPQLFDDSYTRWGPITWMPPETFLALGDHLSRRGWAPADLAAVLGANFLRVAQQTW; translated from the coding sequence ATGAGCCTGCTCTGGGACCAGCACGCGGCACTTCCCCTGCACCTCGACGCCGAGGTCGAACCACTCACCCGCTTCACCCACCCCGGCCCCACCTTCGTCTCGATCAACGCCGGCTACTCCCCGCACGACTTCGCCGCCGCCACCCGCCTGCTGCACCACTACCGCAGCGCCATCACCGCCCACCCCCGGCTGCACCTCGCCGCAACCGCACGGCAGATCCCGGAGACCGCACCGGGAACGATCAGCATCGCCTTCGACCTCGAGGACGCCGCACCCCTCGACGGCGACCTGGACAACCTGCCCCACCTCGCGGCTCTCGGCGTCCGCACCCTGGCCCCGACCTACAACCACGCCAACATCGCGGGCGGCGGCTGCCTCGACACCGACGACCCCGGCCTCACCCGCTGGGGACGCGACCTGATCGAGCAGCTCAACGCGGCAGCGGTGGTCCCCGACGGCTCGCACTGCGGCGCCCGCACCGGGCTCGACATCTGCGCGACCTCCACCCGCCCGGTCGTCTACAGCCACTCGTGCCTGCGCGCGGTGTGGGACCACCCCCGCAACATCACCGACGACCAGGCCAGAGCCTGCGCCGAGACCGGCGGCGTCGTCGGCATCACCGGAGTCGGCATCTTCCTCGGCCCGAACACCCCCACCCTCGACGCGATGACCCGCCACCTCGAGTACGCCGTCGACCTCGTCGGCATCGACCACGTCGGCGTCAGCACCGACCACTCCTTCGACGCCGCGGACTTCCTGCGCGAGATCGCCCGCAACCCGCAGCTGTTCGACGACTCCTACACCCGCTGGGGCCCCATCACCTGGATGCCGCCGGAGACCTTCCTCGCCCTCGGCGACCATCTGTCCCGACGCGGCTGGGCACCCGCCGACCTCGCGGCCGTGCTCGGCGCCAACTTCCTGCGCGTCGCTCAGCAGACCTGGTGA